Genomic window (Vigna radiata var. radiata cultivar VC1973A chromosome 1, Vradiata_ver6, whole genome shotgun sequence):
TCGGCCGATGGGGATCTGAAAGACCCGCTCTTGATCGTTGGATAGCCTCAGCGACTGCCTTAACAGCAGGATCTTGACCAACAACACGCTTATGAAGCTCTTCCTCTAAGTACAACAGCTTCTCTCTTTCTGATTGTTGAAGTTTTGAAATTGGAATACCAGTCCACTTGCTTACAATTTCAGCAATATCATTCCCAATAACTTCTTCTCTCAACATAGACTTACCAGAGTTCATATATTCGTGTAACTCCTTTTCTACACTTTCAAGTTGTCGTTGCAAGGAGTTTAGACTGCCATACTTCAATTCAGCTGCACGATTAAGATCATACTCCCTCTCAGCCTGTTGAATCTCAAGATTTACCCTGTCTATCTGCATATAAATGAAAATCGGAAAGCATAAGATTTTTTAACATAAAGTCGGGTCTTAATGCAAGTGCATTTCTAATGTTAATGCACAATTACCAACATACTTGCACTGGTTCAGTGTGATCAAACCCCGCAAAACTCTGTCTTATAAACGTTCACTTATTTATAAACTGAATGCACATTTGACAAAACATAAAATTCTGATAACATACCTCCTCTTTAATAGATTGCAGACGAGTCATTACAGACTTTTCATGCTCCCATTGCCCATTCAATTCATCCTGTTTCCCTTTCAAGAGAGAGAGTTCTGCCTCAAGTCGATTTAATCTAACTTTAGAAGCCTTGTCTGTATCATTCATGAGAGAGAGCCTCTCCATCTCGAGTTTCAAGACTGACCTATTAATCTCATCAAGTGCAGTAGGTTTTGAAGtaatttccatttttagttTAGCAGCTGCTTCATCAACCAGATCAATAGCTGTAATTTAGAAGTAGCAAGAAATTAGTTCTTTGTGAGTATTGTTGATGCCAGTCcacagaaaaatgaaatacagtaaaaatttacatttttattgaaaactGGGAATGGTTTTGTATAaaaggagataaaaaaaaatgaacataagCTAATGAATAGTCCAAAATTGATATTGGCTTGAGATTATACAAAAGACAGTATCGACCAACATCCATACTAGTATGAGAATAATAATCCCAATTGAGGAAACCAATTGGTGAATATACTGAAAAATAGGAACCAATCCTAAGCAAACATCCGAGACACTTTAAGATATCCTGAGttccaataataatattatgagatGCTTTTCCATATATTctgaaaaaattaacaaaataatgtaaagaaacaaataaatgataaagaaaaagagagaagttGCAGCTATAAATTAATCGTTCAAATTCAACacattgaaaatgaattagACAATGGTCAGAGTAATGCTGCCTACAGTGGGGAAGTTCCATATGGTTTTAAAGAAGTAAGGTATCATAATACAATAACTAATTATTTGCcagaaaaaacttaaaacaaaatttcttaaGCTTTGTGTAATATATTCACTTGCCAAGAGTCTTTGGTCAGTTATTAATACCTTTATCAGGCAGAAACCTGCCACTTATGTATCTATCCGAGAGAATTGCAGCATCTACAAGTGCACTGTCAGAAATGCGAACTCCATGATGCAGTTCGTATCTTTCCCGCAGTCCCCTCAGTATTGAAATGGTATCTTCAACTGATGGTTGGTCAACAAAAACTTGCTGGAAACGACGCTCAAGTGCAGGGTCCTTCTCAATATACTTTCGATACTCATCTAATGTTGTTGCACCAATACATCGTAGCTCTCCCCGACCAAGCATAGGCTTTAAGAGATTACCAGCATCCAAAGCACCATTTGTAGCACCTAGCATGTGACAGATATAATTTCAATCAAGTTCAAAGGGCaacatgtttaatttcttttatcaaatcACCATTACTACAGACAAATTCAATAGTTTGGGAGAAATATATTCATTGAAAGGTTTTCACGCAGCAGTCATGCAGacagaaaggaaaaaaatgttgaaagaaaACGGGGAAAGTAGTATTTCAAATAGCTTTtgcaaaaacaaaacatcagTTACAAAAGGTGGAAAATTCTGAAATTCACTACCTGCCCCAACAACTGTGTGGATTTCATCAATGAAAAGGATAATCTGACCATCAGATTCTGTTACTTCTTTGAGAACAGCTTTCAGTCTATCTTCAAATTCTCCCCGGTACTTTGCTCCTGCAATAAGTGCACCCATATCAAGGGATATGAGCTGAAAGTGACAAGTGTATCAGATTAATTTTACAACTCACGGTCAACACAGCtcaaaatggagaaaaaaataacataaaaagaaaatacttataGAACAAATCGATGGAATTAAGGGTAAGATTTAGAGGGcgtaatatatattaatgtaatgaaaatgggataaaatcttaaaaaagcCAGTTAATGTAAATCTATCCCACATTCCCATTCTTTCCCCTTTATCTTCCATTTTGAGcttctaaaaaatattaggaATTCAGAATAGCCAAGATAAAGCACATACCCTTCGATTCATCAAAGCTTGAGGAACATCTCCTTGAACAATTCTTTGAGCAAGTCTGTTTCCAAGGCATTTAGGTCAATGTTTAATGAAAACTACCACAAGCAACCAAATAAGGTATAAACATTTGTCCTTCTCATCTaacaaaattacaagaaaaaccAAGACCTCTGGTTGAACAAAAATGTCTCAACAGCATCACTGAACATGGTTTCAGAATTTAAAGTACATTACTTCACCTGATGTAACTGCAATATTAGGGTTGATGCAGTGTTTGCAACTACATCAGCCTGAAATTGCAGGTTGAATTCACAAGAAAAACTGTAATGGCCATAATGTTGCTTctgtttaaaacaaaataacatttcaCAATTGCAAGCTGGGAAATAATGCCACAACACAACCCACATCGCTTGCAGTACCCACAATGCCTGAAATCACAGTAATCGCAAAGTAACTGCAACCACAATTTAAATTGACTGTGGTCTCAATAAccatataatcgattacattgtTTCTACCATTGATTCTAATATATAATGCTATAGAAAAGGAAATGcctaaatgtttttttttagtatgATAGAAGAAAGGaataatttgttatttcaaacaaTGAATAACCTATTGCACTCAATTTCCAGTTTCAAGGAACTTTAGTTTCATAAACAGAAGAGAACTATCATTTTAAACTAGGACAATCTGCTCAACTTACTTTCTAGTTTTATGAAActtgtattttgaaaaattaaacttccatacataaaaaaattatgatttatctcttaaaaatactaataaaaaattgtactGTCATGttcaaataatttgtattttatttcacACCATCGCAGGTGGCATTCTTGTATGTATGAAACAGGTTACACATGAAATTCAGGTAAAGGATGATAGAAGCAGAATCTAAAATTTAACCAAAAgataatttaaagttaaatgcTTAAAAATTAGACAAACACAGGTAACACTTGGGAGAAAGACCTAAAGACTTACCCTTCAGAGATTGCTGTTTTTCCAACACCAGGCTCTCCAATTAGCACAGGATTATTCTTTGTTCTCCTGGAGAGAATTTGAATGCACCTGCGTATTTCATCGTCTCTTCCTATGACTGGGTCAAGTTTTCCTGCTTTAGCCATTGCTGTCAAATCTTTCCCATACTTTTCCAAGGCTTCATACTTTCCTTCAGGATCTATAAGAAATTGAAACTGAGGCTTATGAATCAGAAGATATTTCCAAATGAAAACATTGCATCTACAGATACTCATAGCCCATCATCAAGCACAGGTTCTAGCACAAACAAAGAGATTATGGGCCAGTTTGAGAAAAAgttttctgttttcattttctgTCTTCACTTGTACAGCAAACaggcaaaacaaaaaataaatgttttcaatGTTCCACCACAAATCTTTGAAAAAAGATGACTGTTccgtaattaaaaataaaatagaaatgaaaacaGAAGTAAATAGACCCTAAAGTTTTTAATAGCCGAAATCAACACCCTTCCCCAAACAAAAGCAAgtaacaaatataaaacaaaaatgtcaaGAGACAGCAATATTAGatacattataattataaatgacCTTGGTCAATAACTGACTGGCGTCCCCTTATGGACTCTATGGCAGATTTAAGACCTTGCTCAGATATTTGAAAATCTCTAAACAAAACCTTCCCAAATCGTTTATCTTGGGAAAAACCAAGAACAAAGTGCTCAACTGACACAAATGAGTCCCCATATTCTTTCTTGAAGTCCTTGGCTCTCTGAACCAATGCTTCCAAATCACGCCCCAACATTGAACCACCTGATTCCCCAAGAACCTAGCATAATAGGACAACAGTTTAACAATCAGGTTCTAGGATTACAGAGCGTATTTTATAGGCATCTAAAAAGATACAATGGATTCCTATGAGTTTTCCTCCATATCATTTGCATATGCTCAAAATTGTATATTGATATCTAATAGTGAATTTGGGAATATAAGTGCTACCcatagatagaaaaataaaaaatatccacAGTCTGAAATACTGGATCTGAACTGCAACCAACACCTGTAAGTCAGCAATATTTTGAACATCAATGAAACAGGTCTTTTCAAGTATCAGCggtgaaaatcattaaatatagaCTGCTCACACAATCATACTGAATCAAGAGttcaaataaataagatatttttccCACACATGGTAATGTAATTTGAATAAAGGAAAAGAGTAAGAGCTTGAAATGCATATCACCAatatattaactgtttgatcAAATTAGTTTGGCATTTTATGCCTTTCCTCCGCAATTTTTGCTTGGATGGATAAACTATAAAGATTGATCAGACCACAACCACATGTGATGTAGTACATATCAGTTTCATGATTCAACTCAATGTTATGGCATTATGAAAACGGAAGTAAATGGCTAGAACTTTCATTCCAACTTCCAAGCTTCTGTTAGCTTGCATTTTACTCAGAAAAAGTTGAGgattaatacaatttttatttaggtCTTAATTCTGAAAGAAAAGCACACCTACAATCCAAGTTACAAGAGAATATGGGTAAAATCAATAACATCTTATACCTCAAATAATGCCAAGAGGAAGGGAGACTGTGATAACAAGATAAAGACATAACTATGAGCACCAAAGCATATGCAGATTTGACTTGGTCAAATCACCTTGGGTTGTCGTTTGATGTGCTTATCAGTGGCCTCTAGAAGCCGAGTATTATCTACCCCAACCTTAGAGAAGATCCGGCGAGCAAGCCCATTCTTTTGCTCTAACAAAGCTTTCATCAAGTGCTCAGTCTCCACAATCTGATGCTTGTTCTCCTTAGCAACTTCTGGTGCAGTAGTAATTGCTTGCCATGCCATTTCTGTAAATTCCTGTTGTATAATCTGTCATTGCATCAAAACCCAATATCAATCACTACACCTCTGAAACTACAATTAGACCCGATCAATATCACAAGTGACCCAAAATCACAAACAATTTAAATTGCCACAATTGAAATGAATCCAGTTCAGCTGAGTTAAGCCAAACTTGACTTGCATGAGCTAATATCGAAGCTTTACTTAAACTCCAACCAATGACTTAAATTTAACACAATAATGTACTTTACATATGTTTAGTTAAAAgtaatttagtattattttgaTACCAACAACAAGACCaagactaaactaaacattaacatattttaggtttaaacacCTTTTTCATTCCTGCAAATAgacaagttttttcttttaatctgtAAACTTGTGTAAGATCTTTATAATATCCAAATCTTCCATTTTGGTCATTTTGTTCTAAAAACACTAGAGGCGTCGTTTAACAATAACAAATGGTGTCAGATAAGCATTTTGTAGCAGAGACCAATGACagagacaaagaaaaagatCTGAATATTTCAAggatcataaaaaaaattacacgcGAGCTAAGAAAAAAAGTTTGCAGGGGTGAAGAAGGTATCTGGGTcaagtattaaataaattgcTCTCATAAATTCATTCAAAGATTGATAGACAAATAATACAATTCAATTAAATAcagatgaaattaaaataaagcacAAATCTTAAATCCAGAGGGttcaaatgttttgaaaatgaagCATTACAAAtggttcaatttatttaattattaaacgtcctgtcaagttaaaaaaaaaaattaaatgttccaACAGAAAAAACATGTTCATTTTtagtcaaaaaaaaaataatctcttAATAATGTCTACCTCTCATGAAGATGTACCCATTGTagtttttgtccttttttttccACTTCAATTAATGGTATCCCCGTAATTGACACATTCATACTTTTTTCCAACATTTGAAATGAAACCAAAAGTGACAACAGTACTATTAAGTAGTAATTTCAAGGTAATATAAATGACATTAACACTTCCTCTTATTCAGTACACCAAAATCTTCTTCATTCTGTCCTACAATGTTTAAAAATCATTACTGACGTCTTTTACTCATTACACTGACTTTTCCAAATTGATTGAAAAGTatcaaacattaaaaagaaGGTATCATGCAATCTGAAAGATTCTTAGGGAGTGAGTGTAATTTTCTTATCCATTACGCATTTCCTTATTTTATAAGCTCattaacaataatttcaatCCCAAAAAGGATTGATTATAACAATGAATACGGTAATGAACGTTCAAACATACTTTTCCACTTGATGAAACTGAGCATCGAACAGAGAACGGCGCTAGGATTCTTCCCGTTCTCGAAGACCCATTTGAGAAAGCTTCTCTTTTCTTCGACGGCACTGAACTCAAACTCTTCAACGAAGTGGGGTTCGCGGGAAAGCCAAAGGAAACTCGACACTGTGCTAATCGAGCGTGACTGCTGTGGCTGCGAATTGGAACGGAGGGACGAAGAGAGACACCCGGAAACGACGTTGCAGAGGCCATCCCCAGTGACCGTAAAGGGAGAGGAATTTTCCGGCGAGGAAATTTTCGCCGAGATTGTTTGTTGTCAGTTGTGAGTGCGCGTAAGAGTGTTGGATAAACCGTGCGCCACCTCAACAGGGTTCACAAATGTGGTTTGTTTTGGATGTGCTTTCAATTGGATCACAAAttctacaatttcttttttttttctcaacctttaaattttatctgcataaatataaaatataattaactattaattttgtgtttaaaCTCTAATAAGTAATAACTACACCtaaacaaagataaataaattaataaaataaataataacggTTAGATTGGAGAAACGAATGGTGATTTTGTTGGTATTAGATCCCAtttaaaaatgaagtttaatatttataggtgtattttaaattcaaaatttattttcatatgatattttttattaaaatttaataataaataattataaaagtaattgattttaattttttaaaagtttgatatgtttatttcatttatttaaaaaataaataaaagtttaaaataaatattgacgAACCCGGTctaaattaattcattattcgaacaacttttatttataaattaaatgcaaaaaataaaatattgcatTCTATTAACTTGAATTGTTCATATTGATCCGAATTCTACTCATTCCAACTAATTTTGATGTTTACCAATAACACGtggaatttatattatttggttTAAATTCCCTTTGATTCTTAATTAGTGGTGTTCGAgtttttctttcaagtcttcccattttcatcaattaatttgatttttttatatacgtTGAGGTGAATAATGTATCATGCCGATTTGGGTTTTTTACTTCAGTCTATGTAccttttttttagatttttttaatttgtattttatgttttaatttaaaaaaaaaattgtttacgTATAATATTATGTCACAtgttaacattatttttgtttaatttagtttatatatttattatttttattcaattcagttttatatgaacatgtcagaacatgaaaaaaatcattccatgtcttcaaatttctcagaacaaaaaacaaattcgcaaacccctatttttgtcattataggatttttgaaaaaaaaaaaaagagaagtgagaaaacaaaaatgtggagaaaagagaagaataaaggaagggtgttttatcTGCTCcattgaagaattttagtgaagTGAGGATGAGAGcgagtaccgtgagagtgatttttgagagcagaggttacttttttggtatacagagtgagtgaagagagtattttattttttaaggtttcataaataaaataataaattaaaaaattaaattaggtaggtgggttggtgggccaactcggctcaccacgggttcaacccgcatgagccgggtctaaatgagccgggtctaaatgagccgggttgaaatctaacccgcatataagtgggttgtatttttcaaacccaatctGGTCCGAACCCATGACTGGCCTGGTTAACCCGCGGGTTGTAACTCATTTTGACGActctatattaatatattaaaccatcat
Coding sequences:
- the LOC106771372 gene encoding chaperone protein ClpB3, chloroplastic isoform X1; this encodes MASATSFPGVSLRPSVPIRSHSSHARLAQCRVSFGFPANPTSLKSLSSVPSKKREAFSNGSSRTGRILAPFSVRCSVSSSGKIIQQEFTEMAWQAITTAPEVAKENKHQIVETEHLMKALLEQKNGLARRIFSKVGVDNTRLLEATDKHIKRQPKVLGESGGSMLGRDLEALVQRAKDFKKEYGDSFVSVEHFVLGFSQDKRFGKVLFRDFQISEQGLKSAIESIRGRQSVIDQDPEGKYEALEKYGKDLTAMAKAGKLDPVIGRDDEIRRCIQILSRRTKNNPVLIGEPGVGKTAISEGLAQRIVQGDVPQALMNRRLISLDMGALIAGAKYRGEFEDRLKAVLKEVTESDGQIILFIDEIHTVVGAGATNGALDAGNLLKPMLGRGELRCIGATTLDEYRKYIEKDPALERRFQQVFVDQPSVEDTISILRGLRERYELHHGVRISDSALVDAAILSDRYISGRFLPDKAIDLVDEAAAKLKMEITSKPTALDEINRSVLKLEMERLSLMNDTDKASKVRLNRLEAELSLLKGKQDELNGQWEHEKSVMTRLQSIKEEIDRVNLEIQQAEREYDLNRAAELKYGSLNSLQRQLESVEKELHEYMNSGKSMLREEVIGNDIAEIVSKWTGIPISKLQQSEREKLLYLEEELHKRVVGQDPAVKAVAEAIQRSRAGLSDPHRPIASFMFMGPTGVGKTELAKALASYLFNTEEALVRIDMSEYMEKHTVSRLIGAPPGYVGYEEGGQLTETVRRRPYAVILFDEIEKAHSDVFNVFLQILDDGRVTDSQGRTVSFTNTVIIMTSNVGSQYILNTDNDTVPKESAYETIKQKVMDAARSIFRPEFMNRVDEYIVFRPLDRDQIGSIVRLQLERVQKRIADRKMKIQVTEAAIQLLGSLGYDPNYGARPVKRVIQQNVENELAKGILRGEFRDEDTILVDTEVTVCANGQLPQQKLVFGRVGTDAESSSTVKDNREGSPQIL
- the LOC106771372 gene encoding chaperone protein ClpB3, chloroplastic isoform X2, with translation MSLSCYHSLPSSWHYLRCWLQFRSSISDCGYFLFFYLWVLGESGGSMLGRDLEALVQRAKDFKKEYGDSFVSVEHFVLGFSQDKRFGKVLFRDFQISEQGLKSAIESIRGRQSVIDQDPEGKYEALEKYGKDLTAMAKAGKLDPVIGRDDEIRRCIQILSRRTKNNPVLIGEPGVGKTAISEGLAQRIVQGDVPQALMNRRLISLDMGALIAGAKYRGEFEDRLKAVLKEVTESDGQIILFIDEIHTVVGAGATNGALDAGNLLKPMLGRGELRCIGATTLDEYRKYIEKDPALERRFQQVFVDQPSVEDTISILRGLRERYELHHGVRISDSALVDAAILSDRYISGRFLPDKAIDLVDEAAAKLKMEITSKPTALDEINRSVLKLEMERLSLMNDTDKASKVRLNRLEAELSLLKGKQDELNGQWEHEKSVMTRLQSIKEEIDRVNLEIQQAEREYDLNRAAELKYGSLNSLQRQLESVEKELHEYMNSGKSMLREEVIGNDIAEIVSKWTGIPISKLQQSEREKLLYLEEELHKRVVGQDPAVKAVAEAIQRSRAGLSDPHRPIASFMFMGPTGVGKTELAKALASYLFNTEEALVRIDMSEYMEKHTVSRLIGAPPGYVGYEEGGQLTETVRRRPYAVILFDEIEKAHSDVFNVFLQILDDGRVTDSQGRTVSFTNTVIIMTSNVGSQYILNTDNDTVPKESAYETIKQKVMDAARSIFRPEFMNRVDEYIVFRPLDRDQIGSIVRLQLERVQKRIADRKMKIQVTEAAIQLLGSLGYDPNYGARPVKRVIQQNVENELAKGILRGEFRDEDTILVDTEVTVCANGQLPQQKLVFGRVGTDAESSSTVKDNREGSPQIL